GTTGCCTTTGCTCTGGGGGAAGGATTGACTTTTGCTCTTGGGGTGGAGTCCGACCTTGCCATAAGGGTTCTCCTTCTTGAGGATAGAGTTTATCAGCCTCATTTACATCTCCGGGTGTGATATATCCCTTAGCTAAAAAGCGTCTAATTAATTCCAATCCTTTGTAATTTAGTGCTCGTCGGAATAAAGCCTGTTGAGTTGCGTCAGTATACAGCCATAAATCTGTAACTTTGGTGGCGATCGAATCAGTGCCTGCTTGCCGTGGATAGCGTACATAGTCGAAGAGTACCCCATCTGGGCGACGGCGTAGCACTTGCTGTAACATTTGATAGTAGTCTCGTTTGGCTTGCAAGTTGTAGGGATCGATAAAGACCTGAGAGCCGTTATCTACGACGTAGAGGCTGGTTTGACCCTTACCGTTGCGGGCAACTGCCCCTTCTCTATCTGAACGCTGGGCGTAAGTATAGCCAAAATTTGTGGTGAACATCCAAGCGTAAACTTTCAGACCCCGTTCCCGCCCTTTTTGAATAGCTGTGGCGAGCAAATCAGTCTTTTCTGTTCCTGGTGTGCGAATCACAGAAGGCCAAACGGTGGGATTAGCCCCTTTTGGCAGAAGTACTTGACCATCGTAAAAAACTTCCAAATAAACTTCGTTATAACCTCGGTTAACAATCCGATCCATGATTTGGTCAACCATTCCCGGTTGAACATCACAAGGATACAAGCGCAACCAAATTGCTTGCAACTCAGGCCAAGTACGGTTGCGGCATTCTTGCAAAACTTGTGCATTTTGTTGTAACAATTGCTGGTAACGACTTTGTGCCTGTTGATCACCCTTAAGTGCAGACAAACGTAAGTTTTCTTTTTCTTGTGCCTGTGCTTGTGGTAACTGGCAATACTGAGTAACTTGCGCCGCTGCTGGCTGATTTTTGAAAAAGGGAATCAGCAAACTACTGCTAAAAATCAGAGCAGCAAGCAGGCGTTGCCAAAAAAATATTGTTGCAACATTCAAAGGACGGTTGGACATACGTACAAGTAGAAAGACAAAACAGCCATCAATCCCAACGGACGTTACGTAGGATAATTTGTATCAAATTCTATTATTGATAAATAGGGGCTTTGAAGCCCAGATGGTATAGACTGCCAAACCCCTATTTCTGTTGCCGAATTTTGTGATTCAGTTTAAGTAACACGAAATTTTCATACAACGTCTTGAGAAACAGACTGTTTGTTATATTCAGAGCAAGAATCCTATGGTATCTACAAGATTTGACGATGCAAAATTTTAAAATTACAAAAAATCAAAAGACTCTTTTGACTATAAATATGTGGTAAAATTCTTACTAGTATAGAGTAAAAGTTCAGCACTCAAGACTTTAAAATCTGGACTTATGAGTCAGCTGAGTTTTGTTTTACAGGCTTACTTCAGGGATATTTTTATCATCTTTTTGGCTAATATCCCACCGCTATAACGGTGCTCCGTTTAGTGGTGGGAATTACGCCCAATACTTAAGCACCACGCTTTAACGCCACTTCTACCCGCTCAAACTCCTGCTCTAATCGGTCTTTGAGTTTTTGTGGCACGGGACGATTTGGATAAGAACTATAGTGTCCGGCTAGGGAGTTAAGGGCGGTTCGCATGGTTGTAAAGGAAGCCAAACCAGCAACAGAGTCATCTCGCTGATAGCGAGCTGCAAAATCATTAATTTTCTTACGCGCTTGTGCTTGAAGTGATACTCTATCTGGAGAATCTTGTGGTAAGTCTATAGTAGTCCTCAAAGTATTTACCACAGCTAGGGTATCTTGGCGGTAATCTCCTGTTAAAGTAGCCGGAGTGTTGTTACAGCCCATCAAACCAACGACGACAAGCAAAACTAGGGCAAGCAGACGTGACCAATAGCGCTTCATAAACATTAAAGTGAAACAATACCTAAATCAACGTCCATCGTATCCTGGATTGGTATCTTGGGGATCATCTGATCGGGAGATGGACGAGTGTAGGAGTATGCGAAATAAGGAGTTATATCAAATCCTGTTGATTGCACGCAGTTCCCACAAACCTTCACCCTTAATTTATAATGTTTATGGGTTTTTTGTACCATGTGCATTTACCCGGATTTGATATTAAGGAGTGTGGGAGTGAGGGAAAAGACTGATTTCGCATTAACTTTTCCCTCCCTCTGTTCCTTCCTCCCTTACACCAAGATCCTTCCCCCCTCATCCCACTCTTTGATATAAAGTATCTCGTTGTTGGTAAGGACGCCCTAGATCGGTGATAGCAGCTTGCAAGGTTTCAACTTCCATGTTGGTTCCACCTTGAGCACCTGCCATTGTCGTAATATGTTCTTCCATTAATGTGCCACCAATATCGTTGCAACCCCACAATAAAGCTTCTGTTGCACCTGCCAAACCCAGTTTTACCCAACTTGGTTGATGGTTAGGAATCCAGTTTCCTAAAAAAATTCGTGCAACAGCAGTCAGTAGCAGTGCATCTGCCAAAATAGGTTGATCGTGTCCTACACGATGACGTAGAGGTTTGGGGGCTTCTTTACCAACGAAAGGTAATATAATAAACTCAGTGATGCGAGCAGGGTAGTCTCGATCAATCGCAGTTTGTTGGAGCGATCGCAGTTTTTCCAAATGTTTAATTTGTTGTTCTGGCGTCTCAATATGCCCTGATAGAATTGTGCTCGTGGTGTATAAACCAAGTCTATGAGCTGTACTCACAATTTCCAGCCAAAGGCTTGTGTTAATTTTTTCTGGACAAAGAATGCGCCGCACTTGATCATCTAACACTTCAGCTGCGGTTCCTGGCATAGAATCAACACCAGCATCTTGCAAAGCGATAATCACATCGGCATATTCCAGTCCATCTTCTCGTGCGATGAATTGCACTTCTTGGGGAGAAAAAGCATGTAGATGCAGTTGAGGAAATTCTTGTTTAATCTTTTCCACAACCTTGAGGTAATAAGGCAGAGATTTTCCGTTCACCTTCGCCTGTAGGTTTAAGCCTCCCTGCATACAGATTTCCGTTGCACCCCGTTGCACCGCATCTGTCGCCTTTTCTAAAATACGCGCCCAATCTAACCAGTAAGCACCCTCCTCCCCCTCATCTCGCCGGAAAGCACAGAAACTACAGTGTTGTTCACAGATGTTGGTAAAATTGATATTACGATTAATAACGTAAGTAACAGTATCGCCTGCTTGCCGTTGACGCAATTTGTCCGCTGTAGCGCGAATAGCACCAACTGCACTTTTGTCATTTTGTTTGAGTAATACCACTGCCTCTTCCGGAAATAAATCATACCCAGTTAAAGCACGTTCAAGAATAGCATCAACAGTTACAGTAACCACAGTTTCTCAAAAGCAAACCACATTTATTATTTTGACATTTTTGATAAGTATATCGGCACAAAATCAGACATACTTATCAAAAAATCTTATTTTTTGTCTGAGGCTATTCGCACATTTTGCAACTCTAATCATTGAAAAGTATTTAGAGATTTACGCAAGATTAATGCTTCAGGCTTGTGGCAGAGTTTCCCATATTCGTAAACACTATTTAAGGTAAACCGCTTGCGACATCAAATAAATAACTTTACCAGAAGTTTTCTCTTATGGAAAAGGTGTTATTGAATGCTAATTTACATCAACTGTTAACCAAATTTTAATCAGACTTTTTTATGCTAGAAAATTTTATTTGTCAAGAAGAAGAGTAAAGCTTAACGATATTTTTGATTTTTTTAAGATTTTGTCAAGAGTAAATCAAGCGATTTTATTTACGAACAGCAGTGTTATAATTTGCTCATTACGCCAGGTGGCATCAATTATACCTAGTTTGAAGTGGTCAGGTCTGGTGAAAGTAAGCCGCGAATACTTATTCACTAGTTAATTGGAAGACTATCTAGTCAGAAAGTAAACTCTAAAATGCATAGTACTATCACTTTAAAGTAGGTATAAGCTTTTACTGCTAAGTTCTGCTGTAAATTTAGTTCTCTAGCTTTTGGTGACCTATCCTTTCGATAGGGCAAACTTTGTAATGGCAAGTATTTAAAAATGATAAAGCACATTTCTCATAAAATATTCATCACTGTATTTATTTTGATTGCTCTTCATGCATCACCTGATGGACCTCAAACAAGTCGCTACACTGATAGCATTCACTCCTTTGTTAATTTTGGTACGTTTGCACTGCAAAAAGGATACCGATCTCATATAGATATTTTGCTGCTTAATAATAATGCTTACTCTGTTATCCCGCCCGGGATTCCAATTCTTTTGGCTCCTCTTTACTTTCTTCACCAAATGTTAATGAGGCTGATTGGTATTCCAGAAGGAGAAGTTTATTGGTCAATATTTGATATCTTATCGAACGTTTGTGTTAGCGCTCCTCTTCTTGGAATAGTGGCTGTCATAATGTTTAAGACTTTAGATTATTTCACGAATGATCTTGTCAAGAAATTATGGCTCGTTTTTACCTTCATCTTCGGTTCATTAGTTTTCTTCTACTCTACTAATGGGATTTGGTCTCATGTCTATACAATGTCGTTTATTTTTATAGCTTTTTATTTGATAATCCATCAAGCAAATGGATTTTTTATTGGGCTTTCCTTAGGCTTTGCTCAAATGGTTGATTATATTGCGATCGTCCCAATATCTTTATTAATTGGATTTTGGATATATTTAATGATTAAAGAGAGAAACTATACAAGTATGTTGACAAATATGTTGTTGCTATTGTTCGGTTACTCGATATTTGTAGGAATAATTATGTACTATAACCAAAGCATTACAGGGTCAGTGCTTCAAACTCCTAACTCGCTGTTCCTCAAACAGTTAAATCAAGAAGACTCTATCCAAAAAAGCATGTTTATGGTTCCTTCCTTAGGAACTATTTGGGGTTTGACATTCAGTTCATTTAGAGGAATTTTTCTATATTTTCCTATGAGTTTTTTATTTATTGGCTCTTTTGTAAAAAAGACTTACCAAAAAAATAATGTCATATTGTTCTGTTTTATATTCTTTGCCTTTATCTTTGTGTTAAATGCTTCTTACTATGCATGGTCTGGTGATGTTTGTTTTGGTCCACGTCATTTAGTGGTTGCTACCCCATTTATTCTTCTCCCAGTGGTGTACTCTCCTCTAAAGTATATTAAGTTATTGGGGGTACTATCCATGTTTATTAATCTGGCTGGAGTCTCTACGATTCCGTCTAATAATTTACTTATAAATATAGCGATGTTTCTGTATCGAGGACCATTACTTCATTGGCAAGATTACTTCTACAAAGTTATTTTGCCTCAGTATTACAACATTCATCTCTCTTCAATGACACCATTCTTCATATATCTGGCAATAGGTTTTGTTCTTTACCTAATGTGGAAACCTAGTATAAATCAGCAAGACGTGCTGCTTAAAGATAGATTGATCAGCTAATGCGCGTCTGAGTGGTACTTTGTGAATAAAATTTATTTTAGTCAAGTACTATAAAACAACACCACCCAAAACCTGGTAAGGCTGTTATTAACAAAACCACTGGAAATCTGTTTACCATATCATCATTTCTAAATGAGTATCATCCAACCTAATTCCCTTTTACCAGTACCCACTGGTTCATTGCAGATATTAGAATCGTCAGCTGCAACAACAAACGCAAATACTGAACCCATCTTATTTTCTCTAATTATTCCCACCTACAAAGAAGCAGGAAATATCCAAAAAATCGTCTCTAGATTAAGCAACTTACTGGATGAATCTATACCAGGTAAGTACGAGTTGATAGTGGTAGACGACGACAGTCCAGATGGAACATGGAACATTGCACAGTCATTGATGACAGAATATCCCCAATTGCGGGTTATGCGACGACAGAGTGAACGGGGACTATCCAGCGCTGTGATTCGCGGATGGCAAGCTGCTAGTGGAAGTATTTTAGGAGTTATAGACGCTGATTTACAACATCCACCCCATGTGCTGCTGCAATTATTGCAAGCAATTGAGGAGGGAGCAGACTTAGCCGTCGCGAGTCGTCACATAGAAGGTGGTGGAGTCAGTAGTTGGAGTTTTGTCAGGCGTTTGTTGTCTCGGGGTGCTCAGCTGTTAGGATTGCTCATCTTACCAGGCGTTCTGTCAAGAGTGTCAGATCCGATGAGTGGTTATTTTATGTTCCGTCGCCACTGTATAGTCGGTAAAACCCTCAATCCGGTAGGATACAAAATTCTGCTGGAAACCATCGGGCGCGGAAACGTGGGCAAAATCGCTGAAGTTGGTTATGTGTTCTGTGAGCGCAAAGAGGGTGAAAGTAAGGTAACTTGGAAGCAATATGTCGATTACATCCATCACTTAATCCGCTTACGCTTATCCACAGGGAGACTCTCGAAATTTAGTCAAATTAGTCAACAATTCCCCATCGATCGCTTCCTCCGCTTTGGCTTGGTAGGATTATCGGGGGTGTTTGTGGATATGACAGTACTGTACTTGCTCAGTGACCCAACGACTTTGGGTTTCCCCCTAACACGCAGTAAAATCATTGCTGGGGAAGTGGCAATTTTAAATAATTTCTTGTGGAATGACATCTGGACGTTTGCTGATGTCAGCAGCCAGCAGCGGGAATGGCGTCAGCGTTTAAAGCGGTTTTTGAAATTTAACATGATTTGTCTTGCGGGATTGGTGTTGAATGTGTTGGTGTTGAACTTGGTGTTCAATTTCGTGATTCCTAACCGCTACGTTGCTAACCTGATTGCGATCGCTGTTGCTACTGTTTGGAACTTCTGGGTGAATTTGAAGCTCAGTTGGCGTGTGACTCAGGTAAAATAGAAGGGAACAAACAGCTATATGTTTTGAGTTATTAAGTTATGAGTGGTAAATCATAATTTATGAATGTCATTATCAAAACTCAAAACTCAAAACTCAAAACTCTCTTACTGCTGGCGATTTGGCTACTCATTGGTGTCGGCTTGCGTTTAACGAACTTGAGTGCTAAGCCACCTTGGACTGACGAGTTTTCTACTCTGGTGTTTAGCCTCGGAAATAGCTTTTTGCCAGTACCGTTAGATCAGCCGATATCTGTTGATGTTCTCTTACAACCACTACAACCACAACCTACATCTGGCATACAAGATGTATGGAAACACTTATCTACTGAAAGCAATCATCCGCCGCTTTACTTTTTCCTGACTCACTTGTGGATGCGGCTGTTTCCGACACATGAGGGTTTGGTGTCGTTGTGGGGGGCGCGATCGCTCGCTGCTTTTTTCGGTGCAGCATCTATTCCAGCTATTTATGCTTTAACTGGGCTAGCATTTCGTTCCCGTCTTGTCAGCCATTTAGCGGCTGCAATGATGGCAATATCACCCTACGGCATTTTTTTAGCACAGGAAGCCCGTCATTATACTTTAGCAATTTTATGGGTGATTGCTTCTTTTGCTTGCTTAGTCATTGCCAGTCGTCACATCCAAAACAATACTCCAATACCCATCAAGATAGCACTCTCGTGGGTGGTAATTAATGCTATTGGTATTGCGACTCATTACTTTTTCACTCTCACCCTCTGCTGTGAAGCGTTGGTTTTGCTGTTTCTTGCTTGGCGACAGTGGAGAAGGAAGACGAGGGAAGGAGGGAGAGGGGGAGCGAAAGATATTTTCCCACACTCCCCCACTCTCTCACTCTCTCACTCCCACACTCCCTGGTTCCGCATCTACGCTGTGGCGGTAGGTACATTTGTTGCTGCTTTAATTTGGCTTCCAGTGTTTTTACACAATAGCTATGGAGGTAAGTTGACTGAATGGATTCAAGGTCCACGTACTGGGATGGCTTGGCTCAACCCAATATTTCAAGCATTGGCAGCATGGATTACAATGATTTCTTTGCTACCAGTCGAAGCATCACAGCTAGCAGTTGTGATTGTTTCTGGACTAGTGATGCTGATTTTTTTCATTTGGGCAGTACCAATTTTGGTGCGTGGAATTAAAGTTTATTTCAAACAACCACAAACCCGTTTGATGGTTCAAGTGTTTGCTGGTTTAGTTGTCGGGGCTATAGTTTTATTTTTTATTTTTACTTACTTTTTTGGTATTGATTTGACACGAGGCGCTCGTTACAACTTTGTTTACTTTCCTGCTGTGATAGTCTTAGTTGGGGCAAGTCTGGCAGTTTGTTGGCGTCATCCCATTTTGGAAAAAGGAAGATGGGGAATAAATGGCAAAAAAGCTGTGATCATCATTTTGTTGATGGGATTGGCGAGTGCTATCACTGTTGTCTGCAATTTGGGCTATCAAAAATACTACCGTCCAGACTTATTTGTAAAACTTATTGAACAAACATCCCATGTCCCTGTACTCATCGCCACAACTCAGAAAACTCACGTACAAATTGGGGAAATGATGGGGATAGCGAGGGAATATAAAATACAAAATTCTATACAAAATTCCAAATCCACATCACCGCTCTTTCTCCTTGCTCATCAAGACGAAGACGCCAGTATTTCCACGGTTGCACTCCAAAACACATTAAAAATGCTACCACGTCCTTTTGACTTATGGTTAGTAAACTTTTATGCTCCTCAACCTGAGGAAGTTAAAAACTGTGTTATGCAAGCGAAATCGTTACCATTCGTAGACGGCTACGAGTATAAACTGTATCATTGTGGCGATTAGTCATCGTGCTAATGGATTTTTGTTTTCTGCTGCTGAACTTATAGTTTGCTCAATTCTCTTCAACCTTGTCTGGGGACGTTTAGCACTGTCAAGCCAAAAGAGGATGTTCTTCTTGGATGAGTTACTAAACGCCTCAAAATACTTATTGGCAGTTTCGTTTGCTTCCAATGCTTGCTTTAAATCTGCTGGTATTATTAACGCTTCGATCTCATCTAAAGTAGTCCATGAACCATTTTGTTTTGCAACTTCAATCTTCTTAAAACCAGCCTCAGTCATCAAATCTTGTTCGATGAGTTCTTGAATATATTGCTTATTTAATTTTGACCACACACTTTTCGGTTTTCGGGGTGTAAATATTTGCATGTAACGTTCTTTGTCTAAGGATTTCACTTTACTGTCAATCCAACCAAAGCATAAGGCTTCCTTTACTGCTTCGCTATACTGAACGCTTGGTTTACCACTTTTTATTTTGTAGTAGATCAGCCATACACCAACACAAGTGTGATGATTTTTCTCCAACCATTCCCGCCATTCTTTGCGATCTTTGGCATAAACGGTTTCTAATTGCTTATCAAATTGCGACAAAACTCCGAACTTATCGGAGTTGAGATTATCAATCATAATCTGCCCTCACATCACTCTGACAGCAAACAAACTTAACGCTAAAGCAACAGACAACTCATCAACTAGCGTCACCACTGATAGCTTGAGTAGCCTAACTTATATCTTGCACCAGGGTCAAAAACCGGGTTTCTTGAGAATGACGACACAAGCCTTACTTTAATTTTCCGTTTATAAACCCGGTTTTTTAGGTCTTGTTGAGAATAGTGCATTCCGGTCAGCTAACTCACTTATCAAAACTTTCCGGAACACTCACTGATGACAAACCAGCGATCGCTCGTAAATTTTGGCTACGAATCAACTCAGTAAACTCTAATCCAGAACGCCCTTCGATTTTTGCCACTCCTTCAATAGCAGATAACAGGTGTTGTGCGGCTTCAGCTTCTGAGTAACCCCGTCGTTGTGCAACACGAATGGCGGCTTGATCAGCGTCTAACTCTGTTTGCTGGGATCGGTTCGTTCGCCAAATGCGAACCATAGCCAGCGTAGTTAATCCACCAGCGACAACTATACCGACTGGATCTGCTTGGGCTGATTCTACAAAAGTACCCAAAATACCAGCGATCGCCATACCCTGATAAATGTCAGGTTTAAACCACTTGACTCCTATTAACCAACTAACAGTCCGCAATAGTAACAAATCGCGTTGCGCTTTTGTCAGGCGACGCCATAAATCAAAGTTAATATAGATTGGTCGTTCCCGATTCCAAGGTAATGGAAATGTTGCGTCAATCACTTTTGCTTGTTCCGGCTTGATAACGATTTTTGTCATCATTCGACCAGAAGCAGGCATTACATCTAGCAAACGGCGAATTTCAACGTTTGTTTCCATGTTAATATCAGCTTTCATACAATTTATAATATATGCTTATGCTTAGAATACATGGTTTATAGGCTTTCTATGTAGTCATTCATAATTGATATAGCTAATGACAAACGACTTATAACTAATGAATATAGATGCTTTTGCTGCAACTCCACCTGAATGGACAAACACAGGAATTCATGCTCATGAATTTTGCTGTCCTAGCTGTCACTCCAGTAGCTTAGAAGCTGTACAAGTCTGGATAAATCGTCGTTCGCCTGTGATGACGGAAAACTATCGTCGCAAATGGCAGGAGTTTTACCAGTGTCATTGTGGTTGCGTATGGTGGGCTTGGAGTAGCGATCGCCCTAAAATGAAGCATCCTTCGGACGATGACTCCTCCGGAACTGGTTCTCCAACAAATCTCGACGAGCAATAAACTTGCTCTAAATTATCTGCGTTTATTCGGCTGCGTCCATCTGCGGTTCTAAAAACCCCTAAACCGGATTTTTGCAAGAAATGCAACACTCATCAGTTGAGTCAAACAAAAAAGCCTGCTTACGCAGGCTTTTTTCACATAACCCCACCCTAAAGAGATGAGAGTTACCATAAAAATAAGTTTAGAAAGTAAAGGTAGTACGCAATGTACCTACATAAACGGTATCGTTCCTGTCGTTATGTTCTGGGTTGAAGATCACCAACACACCAGGAGTAACAGCAATGTTGTCAGTCAGTTGCAATCTGTACAGTGCCTCTAAGTGATATGATGTGTCTCTATCTTGACGACGAATACCGTTTGCTTGGATGAATTCGTTACCTGTTGTTTTAGGTGGTTGACCAAAGACAAAAGCAAGCACACTACCAGGTCTGGCAAAGTCTTTGAAAGAGAGGGTACCAGCCCAGTACTCAGAGTATGCATTGGCACCATTTGCAGCACCGCCCTTAGCTTCTGCTTCAGTGTAACCATACCAACCACCAAGGGTGATTTTAGAACCAAGTCTCAAGCTGGCTTCTACACCATAATTATCAGCAGTTAAAGCCGCGCCATTAAAGGGGTTATTAGCATACTGACTACCAGTACCGTCAAAAAGACTGATACCTCCCTTATTCTGATAGGTGCGAGCGTAGGTTAAACCGATGTTGAATGCTTGACTCGGCTGGAAGGATACCTGACCCAAAGCCGCATAGCTACCATCGAAAAGACCAAACCCATCGTTAGGGTTATTTGCAGTCAAATTAGGTGCACCTGCTACATAAGCTGCAGATACAGTGATAGGTCCTTTGGGATTCAATGTAAGTGTCGCACCTGAACCACCATTTCCTTGGCGGTAAATCGGGCTGAAACGACCGTAGCGGGAAATAGCACCTCTACCAGAGCTCGCGAGGTCTGGGTTGAAGGTGTTGACGTTTTCGTATAACTCAGCGCCAAATGCATCAATCTTGATACGTGCAGCGCTGCCTAGGTTGAAAGCATAATTGAGTTTGTCGAGTTCGATGTCATTGGAACCTATAGTAGTACCTCGACCAGACCCAGATCCCCTATCTCCGTCAAAGCTCAGACGGGTCATGCTAGTACCCGTAATGCTAGCTCTGTTTTGACTCGTACTTCCACCATCATATATAGGAGTGTTGCGAGCTTGCAAACGTGTTTGCAACTGGTCTGAACCAAAGAAGCTGGTGAGCAAGTTCAAACGAACTCGGTCGGAAAAAACAATGTTTTCTTGCAACTCGGCAGCCGTTGCTGTGTTAACTCCAGAAGGAACTGCCTGCCTTGCACTACCAAAAGCGTCAGATAGATTGAAAATCGCTTCCCCAACCAGTTTTGTTGTGGTAGAGAATTGATTTGCTTCCAACTCAGCAGTGCGAGCTTCTAAGGTATCAACACGACCACGCAGGGTAGCCAATTCAGCAGAGAACTCTTCTTGCAAGCGCTGCAAAGTAGCTAAGTCTTCTTTCCTGACTAAGTCAGCGGTTGCTGTTGCAATCAGTTCATTCACCCGATCCAAACACGCGTTCAAACCAGCAGCAAACTCATAACGAGTCAAAGCGCGGTTACCGCGATAGGTACCATTGGGATAACCCGCAATACAACCGTAGCGTTCTACCAGAGACTGCAATGCTTGGAATGCCCAATCTGTTGGCTGTACGTCGGAAAATTGGGATACAGATGTTACTTGACCAATGTTGTCTTGTGATGTCAGCACAGATACGGGAGTCACCTGTTCCTTGACTTCTCCAGCCATAGCGCTATTTGCTGCAAAAAATGTTGCCGCTACAACAACTGGGCTTAACCTTAGAATTTTTTTAGATAGTTTCTTCATGGTTTATGTCTCACTCACACCTACCGACTGAATTATGGTACTATTCCCTAATGGGTATATTTTTTTGGGGAATTTACTAATGACTTTCTGTCAGAATTGTACCAGATGTTAATGGTGACTAACACACAATTAATCACCACTTTTTTACTGTAGACTATTTAGATTCCTTATTTGATGAACATAGAATGACACGACGTTTGTGACGGATCAAGGTTCCCTCTTCTTCAAACTGCTGAAGCAAACGAGTCACAGTCACCCGTGTTGTATTTAAAACTTCTGCCATCTCCTGATGAGTGACATTGAGATCGATCAGTTTTCCTTGCTCCACATCGCGGCCAAACTTTGCACTAAGCCAACTAAGGAACTGCCATAAACGCAAGCAAATGGGCTTGCGATGTACAATGCTAAGTAACTCTTCTGCCTGTTGAATGTGAGACAATAAGGCGTTTACATCCTGACTCCACAAGTGAGGTGGCAGTGCGGTCACTTCTACGCTAGTTAAACATTCAATCTGGTAAGGCTTGACTCTAGACAAAGGATAGCCAATCAAATCCCCAGCTCCCCAATAACCTAAAGTGATAAACGTTCCATCTTCACTCCAGGTTAATGTCCGAACTGCTCCGCGCTCAATCCGCCACAGTACGTCATTACGTGCTGGAAGGATTTCGCGACGTGTAAACAATCGTTGTGGCAGTTGTCCAGTAGAAGAAGAAGAATTATGAGACTGGGCAGAATTATGAGAACGACTTGTGGAATACATCATGGGGTTTTGTCAAGTAAAACTAATTGAGCAATCGACTGAGAGGTTATTGAAGCCATCCCAAGGATTTGGCTTTTAGCATTCCCTTGTAGAGAAATTGATTCAAGTTATCATACCCGTGCTCTTTGCAATCATGCTCTACCAAATGAGAATTTTTAGCACTTGAGAGACTCTGGGGATTTCATGCCGCAAGTTGGTTGACTATAATAGAGAAACAACAGAAAGTGATTTGATGACTAACAATCAAACTCTATAACATTGCTGGGAGCACGCTTACCAGCAAGTAAAGGGATGAGTGTGTGCTAGGTGTGTTAGAAAAAGTAATACGATGAAGTTAGGTTTAGAGTTTGTAGTCGTTGTCTGAGCATAGAATCATTGTCGTGTAAAGTCGAT
This portion of the Brasilonema sennae CENA114 genome encodes:
- a CDS encoding family 10 glycosylhydrolase, whose product is MSNRPLNVATIFFWQRLLAALIFSSSLLIPFFKNQPAAAQVTQYCQLPQAQAQEKENLRLSALKGDQQAQSRYQQLLQQNAQVLQECRNRTWPELQAIWLRLYPCDVQPGMVDQIMDRIVNRGYNEVYLEVFYDGQVLLPKGANPTVWPSVIRTPGTEKTDLLATAIQKGRERGLKVYAWMFTTNFGYTYAQRSDREGAVARNGKGQTSLYVVDNGSQVFIDPYNLQAKRDYYQMLQQVLRRRPDGVLFDYVRYPRQAGTDSIATKVTDLWLYTDATQQALFRRALNYKGLELIRRFLAKGYITPGDVNEADKLYPQEGEPLWQGRTPPQEQKSILPPEQRQPQLQLELWQLSVAHAMQGIVDFLALAAYPAQQQGIPAGAVFFPDGNQMVGQGYDSRLQPWDKFPNTIQWHPMSYANCASADCIAAQVQRVLNMSKPGTQVIPAIAGQWGASISNRPPLEVQMQALRKLAPQIKGVSHFAFSWQDPQYDNQRKFCRVQ
- the psb27 gene encoding photosystem II protein Psb27; its protein translation is MKRYWSRLLALVLLVVVGLMGCNNTPATLTGDYRQDTLAVVNTLRTTIDLPQDSPDRVSLQAQARKKINDFAARYQRDDSVAGLASFTTMRTALNSLAGHYSSYPNRPVPQKLKDRLEQEFERVEVALKRGA
- the cofH gene encoding 7,8-didemethyl-8-hydroxy-5-deazariboflavin synthase subunit CofH, producing MVTVTVDAILERALTGYDLFPEEAVVLLKQNDKSAVGAIRATADKLRQRQAGDTVTYVINRNINFTNICEQHCSFCAFRRDEGEEGAYWLDWARILEKATDAVQRGATEICMQGGLNLQAKVNGKSLPYYLKVVEKIKQEFPQLHLHAFSPQEVQFIAREDGLEYADVIIALQDAGVDSMPGTAAEVLDDQVRRILCPEKINTSLWLEIVSTAHRLGLYTTSTILSGHIETPEQQIKHLEKLRSLQQTAIDRDYPARITEFIILPFVGKEAPKPLRHRVGHDQPILADALLLTAVARIFLGNWIPNHQPSWVKLGLAGATEALLWGCNDIGGTLMEEHITTMAGAQGGTNMEVETLQAAITDLGRPYQQRDTLYQRVG
- a CDS encoding glycosyltransferase, coding for MSIIQPNSLLPVPTGSLQILESSAATTNANTEPILFSLIIPTYKEAGNIQKIVSRLSNLLDESIPGKYELIVVDDDSPDGTWNIAQSLMTEYPQLRVMRRQSERGLSSAVIRGWQAASGSILGVIDADLQHPPHVLLQLLQAIEEGADLAVASRHIEGGGVSSWSFVRRLLSRGAQLLGLLILPGVLSRVSDPMSGYFMFRRHCIVGKTLNPVGYKILLETIGRGNVGKIAEVGYVFCERKEGESKVTWKQYVDYIHHLIRLRLSTGRLSKFSQISQQFPIDRFLRFGLVGLSGVFVDMTVLYLLSDPTTLGFPLTRSKIIAGEVAILNNFLWNDIWTFADVSSQQREWRQRLKRFLKFNMICLAGLVLNVLVLNLVFNFVIPNRYVANLIAIAVATVWNFWVNLKLSWRVTQVK
- a CDS encoding glycosyltransferase family 39 protein, which codes for MNVIIKTQNSKLKTLLLLAIWLLIGVGLRLTNLSAKPPWTDEFSTLVFSLGNSFLPVPLDQPISVDVLLQPLQPQPTSGIQDVWKHLSTESNHPPLYFFLTHLWMRLFPTHEGLVSLWGARSLAAFFGAASIPAIYALTGLAFRSRLVSHLAAAMMAISPYGIFLAQEARHYTLAILWVIASFACLVIASRHIQNNTPIPIKIALSWVVINAIGIATHYFFTLTLCCEALVLLFLAWRQWRRKTREGGRGGAKDIFPHSPTLSLSHSHTPWFRIYAVAVGTFVAALIWLPVFLHNSYGGKLTEWIQGPRTGMAWLNPIFQALAAWITMISLLPVEASQLAVVIVSGLVMLIFFIWAVPILVRGIKVYFKQPQTRLMVQVFAGLVVGAIVLFFIFTYFFGIDLTRGARYNFVYFPAVIVLVGASLAVCWRHPILEKGRWGINGKKAVIIILLMGLASAITVVCNLGYQKYYRPDLFVKLIEQTSHVPVLIATTQKTHVQIGEMMGIAREYKIQNSIQNSKSTSPLFLLAHQDEDASISTVALQNTLKMLPRPFDLWLVNFYAPQPEEVKNCVMQAKSLPFVDGYEYKLYHCGD
- a CDS encoding YdeI/OmpD-associated family protein, yielding MIDNLNSDKFGVLSQFDKQLETVYAKDRKEWREWLEKNHHTCVGVWLIYYKIKSGKPSVQYSEAVKEALCFGWIDSKVKSLDKERYMQIFTPRKPKSVWSKLNKQYIQELIEQDLMTEAGFKKIEVAKQNGSWTTLDEIEALIIPADLKQALEANETANKYFEAFSNSSKKNILFWLDSAKRPQTRLKRIEQTISSAAENKNPLAR